A stretch of Natronococcus sp. CG52 DNA encodes these proteins:
- a CDS encoding ABC transporter ATP-binding protein: MTERTAGHEEGEAPREDESALLEVEGLETHFPITEGWLRRETGRVRAVDGVSFGIRPGEAFGLVGESGSGKTTTAHSILRLEEATGGEIRFDGERVTELTGADLRRFRRRAQLVVQDPNDAFNPRMTVGEAVAEPLALHGMDDGDRRRAIVADLLDRVGLEAADADRFPHEFSGGQKQRIAIARALVLNPNLIVADEPTSALDGRVKSDILALLDELRREFDIAVLCISHDIDVVRRFCDRVGVMYLGKLVEKGETVEVLESPAHPYTRVLLGSVPSLDPSDREFVRPLTETVPDPADPPSGCRFHTRCPELIPPSDVALSRECWRTIARFRFAVQEGQLPETVAVETDEPSVDSSTVRTTFDLPPAIPDEAVERAVDDAVRSLANGDLEAAQARLAEAIPTVCERAEPEPGDERERTVRCHRYDSSVEAAPLPWTR, from the coding sequence ATGACTGAACGGACCGCCGGTCACGAGGAGGGCGAGGCGCCGCGCGAGGACGAGTCGGCGCTGCTCGAGGTCGAGGGCCTCGAGACGCACTTTCCGATTACGGAGGGGTGGCTCCGGCGGGAAACCGGCCGGGTTCGAGCCGTCGACGGCGTGAGCTTCGGGATCCGTCCCGGGGAGGCGTTCGGACTCGTCGGGGAGTCCGGCAGCGGCAAGACGACGACGGCCCACTCGATCCTTCGACTCGAAGAGGCGACGGGCGGCGAGATCCGCTTCGACGGCGAGCGAGTGACGGAACTCACCGGCGCCGATCTCCGGCGATTCAGACGACGAGCGCAGTTGGTCGTACAGGATCCGAACGACGCGTTCAACCCGCGGATGACGGTCGGCGAGGCCGTCGCCGAACCGCTCGCGCTCCACGGAATGGACGACGGCGACCGCCGTCGCGCGATCGTCGCGGACCTCCTCGACCGAGTGGGGCTCGAGGCCGCCGACGCCGATCGGTTCCCGCACGAGTTCTCCGGCGGACAGAAACAGCGCATCGCGATCGCTCGCGCGCTCGTCCTCAACCCGAATCTGATCGTCGCCGACGAACCGACGAGCGCGCTGGACGGTCGCGTCAAGTCGGATATCCTCGCGCTGCTCGACGAACTCCGCCGGGAGTTCGACATCGCGGTGCTGTGTATCAGTCACGACATCGACGTCGTCCGCCGATTCTGCGACCGGGTCGGCGTCATGTATCTCGGCAAACTCGTCGAGAAGGGGGAGACTGTGGAGGTGCTGGAGTCACCCGCACACCCCTACACCCGGGTCCTGCTCGGCTCGGTTCCGAGCCTCGATCCGAGCGACCGGGAGTTCGTGCGGCCGCTGACCGAGACCGTTCCGGATCCCGCCGATCCACCCTCGGGCTGCCGGTTTCACACCCGGTGCCCGGAACTGATCCCGCCGAGCGACGTGGCGCTCTCGAGAGAGTGCTGGCGGACGATCGCCCGGTTTCGGTTTGCCGTCCAGGAGGGGCAACTCCCCGAGACGGTCGCCGTCGAAACGGACGAGCCGTCCGTCGACTCGTCGACGGTCCGAACGACGTTCGACCTGCCGCCCGCCATCCCGGACGAGGCCGTCGAGCGCGCCGTCGACGACGCGGTTCGATCGCTCGCCAACGGCGACCTCGAGGCCGCCCAGGCGCGACTCGCCGAGGCGATTCCGACCGTCTGCGAACGAGCCGAGCCGGAACCAGGCGACGAGCGCGAGCGCACGGTTCGGTGTCACCGCTACGACTCGTCGGTCGAGGCCGCGCCGCTTCCGTGGACGCGGTGA
- a CDS encoding ABC transporter ATP-binding protein, producing MTRPNEEPLLRAENLKKYYDTSEGVIDNLLGRSQWVKAVDGIDLELYEGETLGVVGESGCGKSTLGRSLLRLIEPTEGSVYYQNRVDSGDSSHQEEIEVTDLSSSELRDLRKDLQYIFQDPFSSLNPRLTVGDIIGEPLDIHGLAEGEERTERIYELLETVGLSPSHAHRYPHEFSGGQRQRIGIARALAVDPEIIVCDEPVSALDVSVQAQILNLLEDLQEEFGLSYIFIAHDLSVVEHISDRVAVMYLGEFAEIGTTEEVFSPPHHPYAEALLSAIPEPDPLWEGEQILLPGTVPSPMNPPSGCRFHTRCPRIIPPDEIDLPQDVWRSIVDLKLRVMGSDELESITAVDEIEGTQDERVDPNAVSRDRFGELVRDEFGIPETVSDSTAERTLSQIVDALHAEDFETARGVLDETFTSPCEEHNPDHVRTGETHEIACLLYDDRYVDGEFRSSGGGTGDAVADD from the coding sequence ATGACTAGACCGAACGAAGAGCCCCTCCTGCGGGCCGAGAATCTGAAGAAGTACTACGACACCAGTGAGGGCGTCATCGACAATCTGCTCGGACGCTCGCAGTGGGTCAAGGCAGTCGACGGTATCGATCTCGAACTGTACGAGGGAGAGACCCTCGGCGTCGTCGGCGAGTCGGGTTGCGGAAAGAGTACGCTCGGCCGATCGTTGCTCCGACTGATCGAGCCGACGGAGGGGTCGGTGTACTACCAGAACCGAGTCGACTCCGGCGACTCGTCTCACCAGGAGGAGATCGAGGTGACCGACCTCTCGAGTTCGGAGCTCCGTGACCTCCGGAAGGACCTGCAGTACATCTTCCAGGATCCGTTCTCGAGTCTGAATCCGCGGCTCACCGTCGGCGACATCATCGGCGAGCCACTCGACATTCACGGCCTCGCCGAGGGGGAGGAACGAACGGAACGAATCTACGAACTCCTCGAGACCGTCGGACTGAGTCCCAGCCACGCTCACCGCTACCCCCACGAGTTCTCCGGCGGACAGCGCCAGCGCATCGGCATCGCTCGCGCGCTCGCGGTCGACCCCGAGATCATCGTCTGTGACGAACCGGTCAGCGCGCTCGACGTCTCGGTGCAGGCGCAGATCCTCAACCTGCTCGAGGACCTCCAGGAGGAGTTCGGACTCTCGTACATCTTCATCGCACACGACCTGAGCGTCGTCGAACACATCTCGGACCGCGTCGCCGTGATGTACCTCGGCGAGTTCGCGGAGATCGGGACGACCGAAGAGGTGTTCTCGCCGCCCCACCACCCGTACGCGGAGGCGCTGCTCTCGGCGATTCCCGAACCCGATCCCCTCTGGGAGGGTGAACAGATCCTTTTGCCCGGAACGGTTCCGTCGCCGATGAACCCGCCCTCGGGCTGTCGGTTCCACACGCGCTGTCCCCGCATCATCCCGCCCGACGAGATCGACCTGCCCCAGGACGTCTGGCGGTCGATCGTCGACCTCAAGTTACGGGTGATGGGCTCCGACGAACTCGAGTCGATCACCGCGGTCGACGAAATCGAGGGGACACAGGACGAACGGGTCGATCCGAACGCGGTGTCTCGCGACCGGTTCGGCGAACTGGTTCGCGACGAGTTCGGTATTCCCGAGACGGTGTCCGACTCCACGGCCGAACGAACCCTCTCGCAGATCGTCGACGCGCTTCACGCGGAAGACTTCGAGACCGCTCGAGGAGTGCTCGACGAGACGTTCACGTCCCCGTGCGAGGAGCACAATCCGGACCACGTCCGGACGGGTGAGACGCACGAGATCGCGTGTCTCCTGTACGACGACCGGTACGTCGACGGCGAGTTCCGCTCGTCGGGCGGCGGAACGGGCGACGCCGTCGCCGACGACTGA
- a CDS encoding ABC transporter ATP-binding protein: MALLEVNDLTVKFYTQEGVVTAVDDLSYRIERGEKFGVVGESGAGKSVTALSLMRLIESPGRIESGEILFKGEDLLEMTEEEIRDVRGNEIAMIFQDAQTALNPVYTVGEQISEAVRHHLDYDEEEARERTIQLLDTVGIPEAEARFSDYPHEFSGGMQQRAVIAMALSCDPDLLLCDEPTTALDVTIEAQILDELESLADEFDTAIQLITHDLGVVAEVCDRVMVMYAGKPVEKAPVEELYYDPKHPYTVGLMSSIPRVGNKRERLQTIPGAMPDLVELPPGCSFHPRCPYAEDVCTKREPPLLDPETGAKATGPKTERAAACLEYTGDLQDGLDYSVEVRSESAKAEAGAGATAPNPERDRND; encoded by the coding sequence ATGGCACTACTCGAGGTCAACGATCTCACGGTAAAGTTCTACACGCAAGAAGGAGTCGTCACCGCCGTCGACGACCTCTCGTATCGTATCGAGCGCGGCGAGAAGTTCGGCGTCGTCGGCGAGAGCGGTGCCGGCAAGAGCGTAACCGCGCTCTCACTGATGCGACTCATCGAGAGTCCGGGTCGGATCGAGAGCGGAGAGATCCTGTTCAAAGGGGAGGATCTTCTCGAGATGACCGAAGAGGAGATCCGGGACGTTCGTGGCAACGAGATCGCCATGATCTTCCAGGACGCACAGACGGCGCTCAACCCCGTCTACACCGTCGGCGAGCAGATCTCCGAGGCGGTCAGACACCACCTCGACTACGACGAGGAGGAAGCCCGCGAGCGGACGATTCAGCTGCTCGACACCGTCGGGATTCCGGAGGCCGAAGCGCGGTTCTCCGACTACCCGCACGAGTTCTCCGGCGGGATGCAACAGCGTGCGGTCATCGCGATGGCGCTCTCCTGTGACCCCGACCTACTCCTCTGTGACGAGCCGACGACCGCGCTCGACGTGACGATCGAGGCCCAGATTCTGGACGAACTCGAGTCGCTCGCAGACGAGTTCGATACGGCGATCCAGCTCATCACGCACGACCTCGGCGTCGTCGCCGAGGTCTGTGACCGAGTGATGGTCATGTACGCCGGGAAACCGGTCGAGAAGGCTCCCGTCGAGGAGCTCTACTACGATCCGAAACACCCCTACACGGTCGGGTTGATGAGTTCGATTCCACGAGTCGGCAACAAACGGGAGCGACTGCAGACCATCCCCGGCGCTATGCCGGACCTCGTCGAACTGCCGCCGGGCTGTAGCTTCCACCCGCGGTGTCCGTACGCCGAGGACGTCTGTACGAAACGGGAGCCGCCGCTGCTCGACCCGGAAACCGGCGCGAAAGCTACCGGTCCCAAGACCGAGCGCGCGGCCGCGTGTCTCGAGTACACCGGCGACCTGCAGGACGGCCTCGATTACTCCGTCGAGGTTCGTTCCGAGTCGGCCAAAGCCGAAGCCGGTGCCGGCGCAACCGCACCGAATCCGGAGCGTGATCGAAATGACTAG
- a CDS encoding ABC transporter permease, giving the protein MTSNEHTERGRIQVSGFDAEKVRRREPLSGWTEESGRETESRLGRAWKRFKHNRSALIGLFVVAVLSLCALFARPITVVGMTVQPFSLAPYDPTTIMYMTPESSAGVYDSPTLEHPMGTDGSGRDLFSRVLYGGRYSISIGFVVVALTGVFGLVYGAISGYYGGWVDEIMMRIVDTVYAFPALILALIIVAILGGGYWQLVAAFTLPGWVTYARLIRGEVLTVKENEYVMAAKALGARDRSVIFRHIVPNAMPPMIVVATLNIGTVVIGVAALGFLGLGMPPGSAEWGTMLDQTRDTLIQGPEGAIPWWATIFPGGAIFLFVMAMNMIGDGINDAFDAQETGIEQQGGG; this is encoded by the coding sequence ATGACTAGCAACGAGCACACGGAACGTGGACGGATCCAGGTTTCCGGATTCGACGCAGAGAAAGTACGACGACGGGAACCGTTATCCGGATGGACCGAGGAGAGCGGGAGAGAGACCGAGAGCCGACTGGGACGAGCCTGGAAACGATTCAAGCACAACCGGTCCGCGCTGATCGGCCTCTTCGTCGTCGCCGTCCTCTCTCTGTGCGCACTCTTCGCGCGTCCGATCACGGTCGTGGGGATGACGGTCCAGCCGTTCTCGCTGGCGCCGTACGATCCGACGACGATCATGTATATGACGCCGGAGTCCTCTGCGGGAGTCTACGACTCGCCGACACTCGAACACCCGATGGGGACCGACGGCTCCGGGCGCGACCTGTTCTCGCGCGTCCTCTACGGCGGCCGATACAGCATCTCGATCGGCTTCGTCGTCGTCGCGCTCACCGGCGTCTTCGGACTGGTCTACGGTGCCATCTCCGGCTACTACGGCGGCTGGGTCGACGAAATCATGATGCGAATCGTCGACACCGTCTACGCGTTCCCGGCGCTCATCCTGGCGCTGATCATCGTCGCGATTCTCGGCGGTGGCTACTGGCAACTCGTCGCCGCGTTCACCCTCCCTGGCTGGGTTACGTACGCACGTCTCATCCGCGGGGAGGTTCTGACCGTCAAAGAGAACGAGTACGTCATGGCCGCGAAGGCGCTCGGCGCACGTGATCGATCCGTCATCTTCAGACACATCGTCCCGAACGCGATGCCACCGATGATCGTCGTTGCGACGCTCAACATCGGTACCGTCGTCATCGGCGTCGCTGCGCTCGGATTCCTCGGTCTCGGGATGCCGCCCGGCAGCGCCGAGTGGGGGACGATGCTGGATCAGACCCGCGATACGCTGATCCAGGGCCCCGAGGGGGCGATCCCCTGGTGGGCGACGATCTTCCCTGGCGGCGCGATCTTCCTGTTCGTGATGGCGATGAACATGATCGGTGACGGCATCAACGACGCGTTCGACGCCCAGGAGACCGGCATCGAACAGCAAGGAGGTGGCTAA
- a CDS encoding ABC transporter permease, producing the protein MSLRRFILKRLLSIIPILFGVSVITFSLVHLTPGDPIAQMVAMNPNVTAAEEAQLRARYGLDGPIWEQYLTWMGNVLTGDFGQVIGSGRDVSEVVMTRLPETIALGLFGWAFGLAIAIPSGIYAAINKDKFADTASRFLALSGISIPNFWLGLMLILIGALWIGLWPVLPPSRHALYHPQMLWYLVLPGITIGTAAAASIMRVMRTSMAEEMNKEYVTAARAKGLPERTVVLKHVLRNSLISVVTLAATLTASIVAGSVVVEVVFNWPGLGREFITAIDEREINLIMAITLFTGVFIIIANLLADILYAVLDPRIRYD; encoded by the coding sequence ATGAGCTTACGACGTTTCATACTGAAGCGACTGTTATCGATTATCCCGATCCTGTTCGGTGTCTCAGTGATTACGTTCTCGCTGGTACACCTTACGCCGGGAGATCCGATCGCCCAGATGGTTGCAATGAACCCGAACGTAACGGCGGCCGAAGAGGCCCAACTACGCGCCCGGTACGGTCTCGACGGACCGATCTGGGAGCAGTACCTGACCTGGATGGGGAACGTGTTGACCGGTGACTTCGGCCAAGTGATCGGCTCCGGCCGCGACGTTTCGGAGGTCGTGATGACGCGTCTCCCCGAGACGATCGCCCTCGGTCTTTTCGGCTGGGCGTTCGGACTCGCGATCGCGATCCCCTCCGGGATTTACGCGGCCATCAACAAGGACAAGTTCGCCGACACCGCCAGCCGGTTCCTCGCGCTCTCGGGCATCTCGATCCCGAACTTCTGGCTCGGCCTGATGCTGATCCTGATCGGCGCACTCTGGATCGGACTGTGGCCCGTGTTGCCGCCCTCGAGACACGCGCTGTACCATCCCCAGATGCTGTGGTACCTGGTACTGCCCGGTATCACGATCGGGACCGCCGCCGCGGCGAGTATCATGCGCGTGATGCGCACGTCGATGGCCGAGGAGATGAACAAGGAGTACGTGACCGCCGCGCGAGCGAAGGGACTCCCGGAGCGAACGGTCGTCCTCAAGCACGTCCTCCGAAACTCGCTCATCTCCGTCGTCACGCTCGCCGCGACGCTGACCGCGAGTATCGTCGCCGGTTCGGTCGTCGTCGAGGTGGTGTTCAACTGGCCGGGGCTCGGTCGGGAGTTCATCACGGCGATCGACGAACGAGAGATAAATCTCATCATGGCGATCACGCTGTTTACCGGCGTGTTCATCATCATCGCGAATCTGCTGGCAGACATCCTGTACGCGGTACTCGATCCGAGGATCAGATATGACTAG
- a CDS encoding ABC transporter substrate-binding protein, which produces MVQDNKQSSLTVDRRRLLQGVGGVSIAAVAGCLGGEDGDDDPTFHVQLEVNADNDDRVQMVELISTSLEDSGYFSTEIETYEWNNYIERVMDLEYAESGNVPCIGLSGTFNPESFCQALHHSTNHGQCCNLVGINDSELDDLLDDARYGVEVSGDEDLRRERYDEVWTHLAENRYSSITHFDLVAGVTNNNVHGFSMYPFSESIFEHSLHSPQDEQVLWMDEDADPRETGLSDLQEGGTLRGGIAANVASFDPPYSTDTTSTLAQEFVFEQLVASDKEGNLYPWLAEDYELEEVNDVERLDYEDYMSTVGADEEGILDTDEQVIIRHPEDDPVEDDEIRVLLPGDAQEAIDDGTFGMRFRYDLHEGIEFHNGEEFTSEHVIATVERYYGSDLEAQTFDSLLHAEADGDNTVYLYAQIPDAEAERELPGLYIHSLEQADLEGGELDPRGDDGVEPIGTGPYEFSDFSDEQYVEYTKNDNYWLEEIGLEQKEWFDGPEEFPDGPVIDEVELEIAPDDSSRSAALQNDEIDITYGLSTADLDEFDDSGDYVVEAVEAGGYEYIQYPVNSADDEMPWDDERFRQAINHLIPREQIVEYVLNDWARPAWTDLPELAEEAGTVDADALEEEIRPYNEYDPEAAAELLEEVIADHDLE; this is translated from the coding sequence ATGGTGCAGGATAACAAGCAGTCCTCCCTTACCGTCGATCGGCGGCGACTACTTCAAGGGGTTGGTGGAGTGAGTATCGCAGCAGTTGCTGGATGTCTCGGTGGCGAGGACGGGGACGACGATCCCACGTTCCACGTTCAGCTCGAAGTGAACGCCGACAACGACGACCGGGTGCAGATGGTCGAACTAATCTCCACGTCGCTGGAGGATTCGGGGTACTTCAGCACGGAGATCGAGACCTACGAGTGGAACAACTACATCGAGCGCGTGATGGACCTCGAGTACGCCGAGAGCGGGAACGTTCCCTGTATCGGCCTTTCGGGAACGTTCAATCCGGAGAGTTTCTGTCAGGCGCTTCACCACAGCACGAACCACGGACAGTGCTGTAACCTCGTCGGAATCAACGACTCTGAACTCGACGACCTGCTCGACGACGCCCGCTACGGCGTCGAGGTCTCGGGAGACGAGGACCTCCGTCGCGAGCGCTACGACGAGGTCTGGACGCATCTCGCCGAGAACCGCTACAGTTCGATCACCCACTTCGATCTCGTTGCAGGCGTGACGAACAACAACGTTCACGGGTTCAGCATGTACCCGTTCAGTGAGAGCATTTTCGAACACAGTCTGCACTCCCCCCAGGACGAGCAGGTCCTCTGGATGGACGAGGACGCGGATCCGCGGGAGACCGGCCTTTCGGATCTCCAGGAAGGGGGAACGCTCCGTGGTGGTATCGCCGCGAACGTTGCCTCGTTCGACCCGCCGTACAGCACCGACACGACCTCGACGCTCGCACAGGAGTTCGTCTTCGAACAGCTCGTCGCAAGTGACAAGGAGGGGAACCTCTACCCGTGGCTCGCCGAGGACTACGAACTCGAGGAGGTCAACGACGTCGAGCGACTCGACTACGAGGACTACATGTCCACGGTCGGAGCGGACGAGGAAGGAATCCTCGATACCGACGAGCAGGTCATCATCCGTCACCCCGAGGACGATCCGGTCGAGGACGACGAAATTCGCGTCCTCCTTCCCGGCGACGCCCAGGAAGCCATCGACGACGGCACCTTCGGGATGCGGTTCCGCTACGACCTCCACGAGGGCATCGAGTTCCACAACGGCGAAGAGTTCACGTCCGAGCACGTCATCGCGACCGTCGAACGATACTATGGCTCCGACCTCGAGGCCCAGACGTTCGACTCGCTGCTTCACGCCGAAGCGGACGGCGACAACACGGTTTACCTCTACGCGCAGATTCCCGACGCCGAGGCCGAGCGGGAGCTTCCAGGTCTGTACATCCACTCGCTCGAGCAGGCAGACCTCGAGGGCGGCGAGCTCGATCCACGGGGAGACGACGGCGTCGAACCGATCGGTACCGGTCCCTACGAGTTCAGCGATTTCTCGGACGAGCAGTACGTCGAGTACACCAAGAACGACAACTACTGGCTCGAAGAGATCGGTCTCGAGCAGAAGGAGTGGTTCGACGGTCCCGAAGAGTTCCCGGACGGTCCCGTCATCGACGAGGTCGAACTGGAGATCGCTCCGGACGACTCGAGCCGATCCGCCGCGCTGCAGAACGACGAGATCGACATTACGTACGGTCTCTCGACGGCCGACCTCGACGAGTTCGACGACTCCGGCGACTACGTCGTCGAAGCCGTCGAAGCGGGCGGGTACGAGTACATCCAGTACCCGGTTAACTCCGCCGACGACGAGATGCCCTGGGACGACGAGCGATTCCGTCAGGCTATCAACCACCTCATCCCCCGCGAACAGATCGTCGAGTACGTGCTGAACGACTGGGCCCGTCCGGCCTGGACCGACCTGCCGGAACTCGCCGAAGAGGCCGGCACCGTCGACGCCGACGCGCTCGAAGAGGAGATTCGACCGTACAACGAGTACGATCCCGAAGCCGCGGCGGAGTTGCTCGAAGAAGTGATCGCAGACCACGATCTCGAGTAA
- the hpt gene encoding hypoxanthine/guanine phosphoribosyltransferase, translating into MDQLKQSLLDAPIIEKNGYHYFVHPISDGVPKLDPTLLREIVIRIIRKADLEEVDRIVTPAAMGIHISTAVSLMTDIPLTVIRKRQYGLEDEVAISQKTGYSENEMYINDVREGERVLVLDDVLSTGGTLASVLEALDGIGAEVIDTVAVIKKVGGENKVDDAGYDVKTLINVDVVDGEVVIVDEEGD; encoded by the coding sequence ATGGACCAGTTGAAGCAGTCGCTTCTCGACGCGCCCATCATCGAGAAAAACGGGTATCATTACTTCGTCCATCCGATCAGCGACGGGGTCCCGAAACTCGACCCGACCCTGCTGCGCGAGATCGTTATTCGCATCATTCGCAAGGCAGACCTCGAGGAAGTCGACCGGATCGTTACTCCGGCGGCGATGGGGATTCACATCTCGACGGCCGTCTCCCTGATGACGGACATTCCCCTGACCGTCATCCGGAAGCGCCAGTACGGTCTCGAAGACGAGGTCGCGATCTCCCAGAAGACGGGCTACTCGGAGAACGAGATGTACATCAACGACGTGCGCGAGGGCGAGCGCGTGCTCGTCCTCGACGACGTGCTCTCGACGGGCGGGACGCTCGCGTCCGTCCTCGAAGCGCTCGACGGCATCGGTGCGGAGGTCATCGACACGGTCGCGGTCATCAAGAAGGTCGGCGGCGAAAACAAGGTCGACGACGCCGGTTACGACGTCAAGACGCTGATCAACGTCGACGTCGTCGACGGTGAAGTCGTGATCGTCGACGAAGAGGGCGATTAG
- a CDS encoding DUF7344 domain-containing protein, protein MAQQQHNDDADDSDDELLSKGEIFEVLRNQRRRYVLHFLKQDERPVELGDLAQQIAAWEYETTLEGVTPEQRKRVYTTLQQTHLPKMDEAGILSFDTDQGVIESTDRTREISVYLEIVPGREFAWRELYLSLGAISCALVAGLWLDVPVFTVLSDLAWAGVIALVFTVTAAVHIYHERHMRLGHGDQPPELSYRVDE, encoded by the coding sequence GTGGCCCAGCAACAACACAACGACGATGCCGACGATAGTGACGACGAGCTGCTCTCGAAGGGAGAGATATTCGAAGTTCTTCGCAACCAGCGACGGCGGTACGTCTTGCACTTTCTGAAACAGGACGAACGTCCGGTCGAACTCGGAGATCTCGCCCAGCAGATCGCAGCCTGGGAGTACGAAACGACGCTCGAGGGCGTCACGCCCGAACAACGCAAGCGAGTGTATACGACGCTCCAGCAGACACATCTCCCGAAGATGGACGAAGCGGGAATTCTCTCCTTCGACACCGACCAGGGAGTGATCGAGTCGACCGACCGAACCCGGGAGATCAGCGTCTACCTCGAGATCGTTCCCGGCCGGGAGTTCGCCTGGCGCGAACTGTACCTCTCGCTCGGAGCGATTAGCTGTGCACTCGTCGCCGGACTGTGGCTCGACGTCCCGGTGTTTACTGTCCTCTCGGATCTCGCCTGGGCGGGGGTCATCGCGCTCGTATTCACGGTGACGGCGGCCGTCCACATCTACCACGAGCGACACATGCGACTGGGCCACGGGGACCAGCCCCCGGAGCTCAGTTATCGTGTGGACGAGTGA
- the coaBC gene encoding bifunctional phosphopantothenoylcysteine decarboxylase/phosphopantothenate--cysteine ligase CoaBC: MLEGVNVALGVTGSIAAVKTVELAHELRRHGAAVRGVMTDSAQGIVHPWAVEFATDDDVVTEITGSVEHVALCGYDGWVDVFLIAPATANTVGKIAGAVDDTPVTTCATTALGADTPVVIAPAMHEPMYDHPGVLEAIETVEDWGVDFVDPRIEEGKAKIASEEAIVTAVARSAGDRPLEGRHVVVTSGATSEEIDPVRVLTNRSSGKMGRAVARACSVRGADVTLVHGVVGPRPLEQGTSTDAPYAELRQVESAEEMLEETAEACTEADALVSVAAIGDYTVDPSAEKIRSGQELTLDLEPTPKLIDEVRADHPDLPIVGFKTETSGDDEAMIERARERLERTDLAFVVANDASVMGSDRTRALLVHDADAARYEGTKSGLSFEVADSIAAVLGDGEPGT, translated from the coding sequence ATGCTCGAGGGAGTCAACGTCGCGCTCGGGGTGACGGGATCGATCGCGGCCGTGAAGACGGTCGAGCTAGCCCACGAGTTGCGGCGACACGGTGCCGCGGTCCGAGGCGTGATGACCGACAGCGCGCAGGGGATCGTCCACCCCTGGGCCGTCGAGTTCGCCACGGACGACGACGTCGTCACGGAGATCACGGGAAGCGTCGAGCACGTCGCCCTCTGCGGCTACGACGGCTGGGTCGACGTCTTCCTGATCGCGCCGGCGACCGCCAACACGGTCGGCAAGATCGCCGGCGCGGTCGACGACACGCCCGTCACGACGTGTGCGACGACCGCGCTCGGCGCCGACACCCCGGTCGTGATCGCGCCGGCGATGCACGAACCGATGTACGACCACCCCGGCGTGCTCGAGGCCATCGAGACCGTCGAGGACTGGGGCGTCGACTTCGTCGACCCGCGGATCGAAGAGGGGAAGGCGAAGATCGCGAGCGAGGAAGCGATCGTCACCGCCGTCGCCCGGTCGGCCGGCGACCGACCGCTCGAGGGTCGCCACGTCGTCGTTACCAGCGGCGCGACGAGCGAGGAGATCGATCCAGTCCGCGTCCTGACGAACCGCTCGTCGGGGAAGATGGGCCGGGCGGTCGCCAGGGCCTGTTCCGTTCGCGGCGCCGACGTGACGCTGGTTCACGGCGTCGTCGGCCCGCGACCGCTCGAGCAGGGCACCTCGACGGACGCCCCGTACGCCGAGTTGCGCCAGGTCGAGAGCGCCGAAGAGATGCTCGAAGAGACCGCCGAGGCCTGCACCGAGGCCGACGCGCTGGTGTCGGTCGCCGCGATCGGCGACTACACCGTCGATCCGAGCGCCGAGAAGATCCGGTCCGGCCAGGAACTCACGCTGGACCTCGAGCCGACGCCGAAGCTGATCGACGAGGTTCGCGCGGACCACCCCGATCTGCCCATCGTCGGGTTCAAAACCGAGACGTCGGGCGACGACGAGGCGATGATCGAGCGGGCGAGGGAGAGGCTCGAGCGGACCGACCTCGCGTTCGTCGTCGCCAACGACGCGAGCGTCATGGGGTCGGATCGGACGCGTGCGTTGCTGGTCCACGACGCGGACGCCGCGCGGTACGAAGGGACCAAGTCGGGGCTAAGTTTCGAGGTCGCCGACTCGATCGCAGCGGTGCTGGGCGACGGCGAACCGGGGACCTAA